GGGGCATGCCCGGGTTGCCCTCGAAGGGGTAGGGGTTGCCGGGGAGTGCTGCGCCCACCGAGGCGCCTGGCTCGCTCATCTCGCCGCGGCGCAGCTCCGCGTAGCCCGCGGACAGGAGCCCGCTCACGGGCACGTCGAAGAAGGCCGGGTCGGCGACGTACGCATCGCGGTCCGCGTAGGTCAGGCGCGAGGCCTCGAGGAAGCGGTGGTAGAGCTCCTCGTCGGAGAGCGCGCCGAGGTCCGAGCCCTCGAGCAGGTGCAGCAGCAGCCCCACCGCGAGGCCGCCGCCGCTGGGCGGCCCTGCGCCGCGCAGCGTGTAGCCGCGGTACGTCGTCTCGAGCGCGGGCCGCACGTTCGCGGAGTAGGCGGCGAGGTCCGCCTCCGTCATCACGCCCGCGCGCACGGGCTGCGTGACGCCCGACGCGAGCGGAGGGTGGACGAGCGTGTCCACGATCTCGCCGGCGAGCTCCCCGCGGTAGAAGGCGTCCGCGCCGCGCTCGGCCAGCAGGCGGTAGGTGCGCGCGAGGTCCGGGTTGCGCAAGTGCGTGCCCACCGGCAGCGGCTCGCCGGTGGGGGTGAGCAGCAGCGCGCGCGAGGGCGCGAAGAGCTGCAGGCGCGCGAGCCCCTTCGTGGTCTGGTCGACGAAGCCCTGGTCGACGTCGAAGCCCTCCTCGGCGACCCGGATGGCGGGCTGGAGCAGCTCGCCGAGCGTCCGCGTGCCGAAGCGACGCAGCGCGAGGTCCCAGCCGGCCACGAGCCCGGGCACGCCCGTGGAGACGCCGCTGGCCACGCGCTGCTCGAAGGGCAGGGGCCTGCCGTCGTCCGCGTAGAAGAGCTCGCGCCGGAAGGCCGCTGGCGCGGGCTCGCGGTGCTCGATCACGCGCGTGCTGCCGTCCGCCGCGAGGTGCACGAGCATGAAGCCCCCGCCGCCGACGCCGCAGGACTGCAGGTCGGTGACGCCCAGCACCGCCGAGGCCGCCACGGCCGCGTCCACCGCGTTGCCGCCGTCGCGCAGCACGTCCAGTGCGGCGCGCGTGGCGCGCGGGTCGATGGTGGACGCCGCGCCGCCGCGGCCCGTGGCGCTGGGGACCGGGCGCAGCGAGTCCTCGCCGCCGCAGCCGCCGCAGCCCGCGCTCGCGGCCAGCGTCAGCAGGACGAGTGCCGCGGCCATCCGCCTCGGCGTGCACCGCGCGCTCTGCATGGCCCCCACTCCCCGCCGGCGCGGCGCCCGTGGACACTCGCGCATCCGGGAAGGGTGCGAGGCGGGGCGCACCGGCGGGAGCGGGCGGCGAGGGCAGGGGGAGTGTCCGGTGCGCGGCGCCTGGGGTCAGGCCTCCTCTCCAGGCAGGCACTCGCGGCATCGACCCAGAGGGCAAGCCGTCTATCCACGAGCGGCGTCGCGCGGAGCTGCACTCCGTTCCACCTTTGTCCGACTGCCGTGTGGAGGTCGTCCCGATCGACGCCGGCGAGCAACGAGGGGCGTTGGGGGGATGCGCAGGCCCAGGGGCTGGGCGCGTCTGCCCGCGCGCGCCCAGAGGAGGGGACGTGAGGCTGATCCGGATGCTGATGCTGGGGCTGTGCGTGGCGCTGTGGGGGACGGGCTGCAGCAACGATGACAACGGAGGTGACGGCGGGGGTGACGGCGGGGGCGGCAATGCACCCTCGGCAGGCACCGCGCGGCTGCGCGTGGTCCACGCCGCGCCGGACGCGCCCGCGGTGGACATCTACGCCGAGGGGCAGAGCACGCCGCTGTTCAGCAACGCGGCCTACACCCAGACGACCGCGTACCGCGACGTGAACGCGGGCACGTACACCCTGCAGGTGCGCCCGGCCGGTGCGGCCGCCACGAGCGCGCCGGTGTACACGCTGGGACCGGTGACCCTCGCCCGCGACACGCAGGTGACGGCGGTGGCC
This genomic interval from Aggregicoccus sp. 17bor-14 contains the following:
- the ggt gene encoding gamma-glutamyltransferase, with the translated sequence MAAALVLLTLAASAGCGGCGGEDSLRPVPSATGRGGAASTIDPRATRAALDVLRDGGNAVDAAVAASAVLGVTDLQSCGVGGGGFMLVHLAADGSTRVIEHREPAPAAFRRELFYADDGRPLPFEQRVASGVSTGVPGLVAGWDLALRRFGTRTLGELLQPAIRVAEEGFDVDQGFVDQTTKGLARLQLFAPSRALLLTPTGEPLPVGTHLRNPDLARTYRLLAERGADAFYRGELAGEIVDTLVHPPLASGVTQPVRAGVMTEADLAAYSANVRPALETTYRGYTLRGAGPPSGGGLAVGLLLHLLEGSDLGALSDEELYHRFLEASRLTYADRDAYVADPAFFDVPVSGLLSAGYAELRRGEMSEPGASVGAALPGNPYPFEGNPGMPPAPVPPPPPPADGTELADEGSTTHITVVDADGNVAAYSCSLEQEGGNGMVVPGRGFLLNNELTNFDVPPSADMPLANVGEPLKRPRSSMSPTLVLKDGRPVLTLGSPGGATIITTVALVLVRALDRGMSLEDAVAAPRVTQRNLPSGRAEAEPGFLALPEAAALIARGHRLVPTEPPLGLGAVTAVVFNADGTLTAAAEPVRRGGGNAGVVSPP